A window of Panicum virgatum strain AP13 chromosome 8K, P.virgatum_v5, whole genome shotgun sequence contains these coding sequences:
- the LOC120645732 gene encoding acanthoscurrin-2-like, with the protein MAAPPPPAPSHGGVPSPTCPPMVAATGMAARDPALRHLLLPPPAPSHGAVGGRGRDASSRGLGAESIGGGSGLEAGTSSNGASGGGAPTHGGGRGIKAGTSGDGASGGGAPSHGGGRGLGAGSSGGGATGSGAFSRGRDPNQYKDMTDMLNM; encoded by the coding sequence AtggcggcgccccctccccccgcgCCCTCCCATGGTGGCGTCCCCTCCCCCACGTGCCCTCCCATGGTGGCAGCCACGGGCATGGCGGCGCGGGATCCGGCCCTCCGCCACCTCCTactccctcctcctgccccCTCCCATGGCGCCGTCGGTGGCAGAGGCAGGGACGCCTCCTCCCGCGGGCTCGGGGCCGAAtccatcggcggcggcagcgggctcGAGGCCGGAACAAGCAGCAACGGCGCGTCCGGTGGCGGTGCGCCCACCCATGGTGGCGGCCGCGGGATCAAGGCTGGAACCAGCGGCGATGGTGCATCCGGCGGTGGTGCGCCCTCCCATGGTGGCGGCCGCGGGCTCGGGGCTGGatctagcggcggcggcgcgaccggCAGCGGTGCGTTCTCCCGGGGCAGAGATCCAAACCAATACAAAGACATGACCGACATGTTGAACATGTAA